A window of Clostridium novyi genomic DNA:
TCTCATTACAAAACATATAATTAATTTCAAAACATTATTTATATTAAATGCCTACCTTTATTCTAATATTTTTAAATTTACTAATTTAAATTTTTAAACTTACCTTACTTATAACAAAACATCAACTTTCGTTTTCCGTTGTTATTTTTTTATCATTTTAATTTATAATATTAATATATATGTGTGTATTGCGGACATATATATATCGTAGATGGACATAACTAATATATTTTTAGAAATTTCTAATCTAAACCCCATTTAAACACACTTATAATTCATCAACAAATTTATTGAACTAACTTGAACATTTTCATTATTATTCATTTATTTCATTTTATAACCAGTATTATTTTTTTATATTTTGTATTATAATTCATATTGATGGATGCAATGTGTTAATTAATTATCAAAACTTTAATATTTATAAATATGTTAAATACTAATTTTTACACTTAAATATTTACAGATTAAATATTTTTTCATTATGTTTTAATATAATATGAACATAGTTCTATAATATTTTTAAAGTATAATACTTTAAATTAGTATTCAAGATCTCTTATATCAAAGTTGTAATTTAAAATATAATTAACACAGTAATAATTATTTTAATGGAGGTTTTTATTATGACTACTGAACAAGAAATGCTTTTAAAAAAAATTTTTAGAGAACTACAAGATATTAAAATTATATTACAAGAAAATGATAACTCTAAAGAGTTCTTTTCCGAAATATTAAAAAATAAAAACAAAACAAATTAATTTTTATTTTCATTGTTTTTAACAATAACCAAGATTGTTTTTATAAATTTTTCTTAGAGTGTATATTATGTAAAAATAAGTCTATCCTTTTAAAATTTAAAATCATAATATGTTATTAGGTTGATCCTTAAACTTGAACCTGGAGGTGATTTTTATTGGAAATAGAGCTTATAAAGCTAGCATCATCTCAAGGAATTTGGGCAGCCTTAACAATAGTTCTTATATTTTATATATTAAAAACTCAAGAAAAAAGAGATTCTAAACAAGGACAACGTGAAGAGAATTATCAAAATATAATAAAAAAACTTACAGAAAAATTCAATGCATTAAAAGATATAAAAAGTGATGTAAAAAAAATCAAAAATTATATTTCTAAAGAAAAAGATAAAGAAGATTAGCCCTTTTTCCTGTGAAATATTAAGGTGTTAAAATCTATTCTAATTAGAAAAATTTCATAATAAATTATGAAAATCAAAAATGTTATATATTAATAAAATGAGCTTTAAAACTAAAGCTCATTTTGATTTTTATCTATTATAGTAATTTTTTATTGGTTCTTTAAATAAAATATTTCCTGTAAATTCTTCCCTCTCCTCCATATTCTCAACTTTATTTTTTAAAACTTTTATCTCTTTTTCTAACTTGTTCATTTTTTCTTTTAATTTATCCTCCATATATATCACCTCATTATATAGTATTAAATTTTTAAGTAATTTTATGTGATATTTTTTAACTAAACAAAAACCAAGCTTTTAGCTTGGATATTAAAGATTATAATTTGGGGCTAGATTTATTTGTATCTTCTTTGCTATCTAATTTTCCTACTGTATTTTTTGAATTTTGATAAATATTATTTATAGCACATACTATATCATGTGTAAAATTTGCACCTCTAGAAATTACTATACCTGTAAGAATAATTCCTATACAAGGTATTCTAGTTGGAACTCCTGATAACGCTAAAATATCTATACCAGTATCTAAGGCTAATACTATACTAATTATTAAAGAACCAACTTTATCAAAGCAAAGTTTACCTTTTTGCCATATCATTTTTAAATTTTCCCATACTGCTTCACCAACTATTGCAACTATAATTAAAGAAAAAATATTCATATTTATTCCCCCCTGATTTATAATATGAATTTGTCGTATTTTGGTGATATATAGATATTTTTAAATTATTTCTAAATTTACATATAAAAAAACTACTGATTAATGAAATCCTCAGTAGCTTTAATAAGTTTATATAATTATTTATTCAAAGTCTTCTTCAATATAAATTATTTTACTAATCTGTATAATCATCTTGTTACTTAAAATTAAAGTTCCATTACCAACTTTAGTTATTGTTCCGTATACACTTCTAAATAACTCATCATTACCACAGGTATTTATTCTTAAAGCTACTCCTATTTTGGTTGATATATATCTTCTTAGTGAACCTTCACAACACTCTGAATCTTCACCTTGCTTTTCTTTAGGTTGACTCATTAAAGAAATATCCTTTATCTTATTAGAATATAAACCTATAATCTGATGAATAGGTATTAAAATATAATTATATTGTGTTTGAACTTTAATAAGTGATTCTTTTATACCTATGATTCTACAATTTAGTATGGTGCCTTGTTTTTCTGTTCCAATTTCTAAGTCATCTACTTCTGCCTTCATCAACTGTTCTAATACAAACTTCATTGGATCTACGCAATTTTTTTTTATCCAATCTGATTCTGGTCCAGGAGGTCCTTGTGGTCCCTCTGGTCCTTGTATAAATTTTATATTATCTTCTTGCACATCTTCTATACTACAATCAGTTTCCTCCTCATTAATCTCACAATTTGAATGTATTAATGGGAATCCTGGATAATTACATTCATATTGACATTCCCATTGAAAATCGTCATTGTAATCACACTGGTTACCCCATGTGAAGTCATCTTTCCAATTATAATTTTCATCATTACATTTACAATTTTCCCATCTACATGTCATATACCATCTTTGATTATCGTCATATTTCATAAAACTCACATCCTTCTTAATCAAAGTACTATATATATTATTTCTCATAGTTATAATATGGTTGTACATTTATAATAGTTCATAAATATTAATGAATATATTTATTATTAAATTTTGTTATTGACCTAAAAATATATTTTCAAATAACAAAAGGTTAGATTTTAATCTAACCTTTTAACTATCAAAACTATATAAATTATCTAAATTGATTTATAGAACTACCTTTACCTGCTTTTCTTTTTTTATCTGTTCCAGGCATTCCCATATCTTCTGCTACTTCCATATTAACTTTATCATATTCTCTTGAAAGCTTTTCTGTTATCATTCTAGATTTTTTACTTTTTTTATTTCCCAAAATAGCTTCCTCCTTATATATTCTATATAATTTCCTTATTATTTTACCCATTTTTCGATATAAATTTCATAAAAAAATTAATATTTTTCTTGAAAATTCAAGATAAAAACAAATTATTTTTAATTTTTTATTAGTATTCAACTCTTATTTATGATATTATCATAAATATATAGTCAACAAGGAGGATTTTTATGAACAAACGAATAAAAGACTATTTGGTGATTGGATTCGCACTTTTTGCTATGTTTTTTGGGGCAGGTAATTTAATATTTCCTCCTGCACTAGGACGCCAAACTGGAGATGGATATCTTATTTCAATACTAGGCTTTTTAATAACTGGTGTTGGACTTCCTTTACTAGGTATCTTATCTTGTGTAAAAAGTGGGGGCAATTTTGAAGTAATGGCAAGTAAAGTTGGAAAAAAATTTTCTTTAATAACTACTACTGCACTAATCCTTGCTATAGGTCCTATGGTTGCAATTCCTAGAACTGCTGCTACGACTTTTGAATTAAGCATACATCCATTATTTCCATCTATAAAGCCATTTATAATAATTTTAATATATTTTATTGTTGTACTTGCTTTCGTTTTAAAGCCAAGCTCTATAGTAGATAATATAGGTAAATTCTTAACACCTATTTTAATACTTATGCTTTCTTTAATAATTATAAAAGGAATACTTTATCCTATAGGACCAATTACCAATACTAGTTTTAATAATCTTTTTTCAAATTCATTGTTACAAGGATATCAAACAATGGATGCTATGGCAGCAGTAATATTTGCATCAATTATTATTACTTCTGTAAAAAGAAAAGGATATAAAACATCTAATGATATAATAAAAACAACAATTACCTCTAGTATAGTTGCTATTATCGGACTTAGCTTCATATATGGTGGACTTTTATATTTAGGTTCACAAACTACTACTTTATTTAATGCTAATATAACTAGAACTAAATTAATAACTGAAATATCCAAAAACACACTTGGATCTTTTGGAACAATTGCTCTTAGTATTTCTGTAGGCCTTGCTTGTTTGACAACATCTATTGGTCTTACTGCTACAGCATCT
This region includes:
- the brnQ gene encoding branched-chain amino acid transport system II carrier protein; translated protein: MNKRIKDYLVIGFALFAMFFGAGNLIFPPALGRQTGDGYLISILGFLITGVGLPLLGILSCVKSGGNFEVMASKVGKKFSLITTTALILAIGPMVAIPRTAATTFELSIHPLFPSIKPFIIILIYFIVVLAFVLKPSSIVDNIGKFLTPILILMLSLIIIKGILYPIGPITNTSFNNLFSNSLLQGYQTMDAMAAVIFASIIITSVKRKGYKTSNDIIKTTITSSIVAIIGLSFIYGGLLYLGSQTTTLFNANITRTKLITEISKNTLGSFGTIALSISVGLACLTTSIGLTATASEFFAKLSKGKLSYKFNAITICIISMIIALNGVDIIVSLASPILDILYPVVIVIILLNLLGNNIKNTKIISITVYVTLLFSVLSTINSINPNVYLIKDIVHKIPLSNLGFIWVIPCFVTLIVTYIIFNKQTSLNNNFSKELIDNNIIND
- a CDS encoding BhlA/UviB family holin-like peptide yields the protein MEIELIKLASSQGIWAALTIVLIFYILKTQEKRDSKQGQREENYQNIIKKLTEKFNALKDIKSDVKKIKNYISKEKDKED